One window of Sphingobacteriales bacterium genomic DNA carries:
- a CDS encoding 3-hydroxyacyl-CoA dehydrogenase/enoyl-CoA hydratase family protein, which produces MEAIITAPGQAKTALNLGGRHIKKVAVLGSGVMGSRIACHFANIGLQVVLLDIVPRELTSAEQAKGLSMQHQQVRNRIVNDALQFALKSNPSPIYLKDFASRITTGNFDDHLHLIKDCDWVIEAVVERLDIKQSLFEKVEQFRKPGTLITSNTSGIPIGLLAEGRSDDFKRNFCGTHFFNPPRYLKLLEVIPSEHTDPDVVDFFMHYGDLFLGKTTVLCKDTPAFIANRIGVFSIMAIFHVMQEMGMTVEEVDALTGPLTGRPSSATFRTCDVVGIDTLVKVAQGVYDNCPDDESRNLFNIPGYVQKMTANGWFGDKTGQGFYKKVKGAGGKSEILALDLNTFEYQPASKPKFASIGAAKPIDDLKKRLQTLHAHGDKGSEFLNKIGHLLFRYVSHRIPEITEYVSTLDDAVRAGFGWELGPFEYWDVLGVEKTLNAMQAAGIAPAQWVVDMLQNGCTTFYRSEAGKRLAYNPATQQYEPIAGADAYIKLDNYRNQKPVWKNSDVTLHDIGDGVLCLEFHTKMNAIGSGILQGINTAIDIAERDGWKGLVIGNDSTQAFSAGANLAMILMLAIEQEYDELDFAIRAFQNATHRIRYSSIPVVAAPKGLALGGGCEVCLHADKVVCAAETYIGLVEVGAGVVPAGGGLKEFALRASDSYFEGDVQIPTLQKYLMNIATAKVATSAHDAFEAGIFRKNKDMIVVNADRVIAEAKKAVLELHAEGYTPPLPRTDIWALGRTALGSFYSGISAMRFGGYVSEHDELIAKKVAYAICGGDLSSPTQVSEQYLLDLERQAFLELMTERKSLERVQSILNTGKPLRN; this is translated from the coding sequence ATGGAAGCAATAATTACTGCGCCGGGTCAGGCAAAAACTGCCCTTAATTTGGGTGGTCGCCATATTAAAAAGGTGGCTGTTTTAGGTTCAGGGGTAATGGGTTCGAGAATTGCCTGTCACTTTGCCAATATTGGATTACAGGTTGTGCTGTTAGACATTGTTCCACGAGAGTTGACCTCCGCCGAACAAGCAAAAGGACTGAGTATGCAGCACCAGCAGGTTCGAAACCGCATTGTCAACGATGCCTTGCAGTTTGCACTGAAATCTAACCCTTCACCCATTTACCTGAAAGATTTCGCCTCCCGAATCACAACCGGCAATTTTGACGATCACCTACACCTGATCAAAGATTGCGATTGGGTTATCGAAGCTGTTGTTGAAAGACTCGATATCAAGCAATCTCTGTTTGAGAAAGTGGAGCAATTTCGCAAACCCGGTACCTTAATCACTTCCAACACTTCGGGAATTCCCATCGGTTTGTTGGCAGAAGGTCGCTCTGATGATTTTAAACGCAATTTTTGCGGTACTCACTTCTTCAACCCCCCCCGGTATCTCAAACTCCTCGAAGTGATTCCGTCAGAGCATACCGACCCCGATGTGGTTGACTTTTTTATGCACTACGGCGATTTATTTTTGGGTAAAACGACTGTACTCTGTAAAGATACACCTGCTTTTATAGCCAATCGTATCGGAGTATTTTCCATCATGGCTATTTTTCATGTGATGCAAGAAATGGGAATGACCGTTGAGGAAGTAGATGCCCTCACCGGCCCGCTTACCGGTCGCCCTTCATCAGCCACTTTCCGCACTTGTGATGTAGTGGGGATTGATACTTTGGTTAAAGTGGCGCAGGGGGTTTACGACAACTGCCCCGATGACGAGAGCCGAAACCTGTTTAACATACCCGGTTATGTTCAGAAAATGACCGCTAACGGATGGTTTGGCGACAAAACCGGACAGGGTTTTTACAAAAAGGTAAAAGGAGCAGGAGGTAAAAGTGAAATTTTGGCACTCGATCTAAATACCTTTGAGTATCAACCGGCTTCTAAACCTAAGTTCGCAAGTATAGGTGCTGCCAAACCCATTGACGACCTGAAAAAACGCCTCCAAACGCTTCATGCCCACGGAGATAAAGGCTCAGAGTTTTTAAACAAAATCGGGCATTTGCTATTCCGGTATGTCAGCCATCGTATTCCTGAAATCACCGAATACGTAAGCACGCTCGACGATGCTGTACGCGCCGGTTTTGGCTGGGAACTTGGCCCGTTTGAATATTGGGATGTTTTGGGAGTGGAAAAAACGCTGAACGCTATGCAGGCTGCCGGCATTGCTCCTGCCCAATGGGTAGTGGATATGTTGCAAAACGGTTGCACCACTTTCTACCGTTCGGAAGCGGGTAAACGGCTTGCCTATAACCCCGCCACTCAACAATACGAACCCATAGCGGGTGCAGATGCCTATATCAAATTAGACAACTACCGCAACCAAAAACCGGTTTGGAAAAACAGCGATGTCACCCTTCACGACATTGGAGATGGAGTGCTTTGTCTGGAGTTCCATACAAAAATGAACGCCATTGGCAGCGGCATTTTACAAGGCATCAACACTGCTATTGATATTGCCGAACGGGACGGATGGAAAGGATTGGTAATAGGCAACGACAGCACTCAAGCATTTTCGGCAGGAGCTAACCTTGCCATGATACTTATGTTAGCCATCGAGCAGGAATATGACGAGTTGGACTTTGCTATTCGTGCCTTTCAAAATGCAACCCATCGTATTCGTTACTCTTCCATTCCCGTTGTTGCAGCCCCCAAAGGGTTGGCACTTGGCGGAGGTTGCGAAGTATGCCTTCATGCCGATAAAGTGGTCTGCGCTGCCGAAACCTATATCGGATTGGTTGAGGTGGGTGCAGGTGTTGTGCCTGCCGGCGGAGGTTTAAAAGAGTTCGCCCTTCGCGCCTCCGATTCCTATTTTGAAGGCGATGTGCAGATACCTACCCTTCAAAAATACCTGATGAATATTGCTACCGCCAAAGTAGCCACCTCTGCACATGATGCTTTTGAAGCCGGTATTTTCCGAAAAAACAAAGACATGATAGTGGTCAATGCCGACCGTGTAATTGCCGAAGCTAAAAAAGCAGTACTCGAACTACATGCCGAAGGCTATACACCACCACTACCCCGTACCGATATTTGGGCACTCGGCCGTACCGCATTAGGTTCGTTTTATTCAGGCATCAGTGCCATGCGTTTTGGTGGATATGTCTCGGAACACGATGAACTCATTGCCAAAAAGGTGGCTTACGCCATTTGCGGAGGGGATTTATCCTCCCCTACTCAAGTGTCGGAACAATATCTGTTAG
- a CDS encoding TetR/AcrR family transcriptional regulator, whose translation MPKQKVSDKFIVKQSLLVFRKKGFYNTSMADIAEACGLLKGSLYHYFKSKEELMKAVIEYLHNYYKNEIFVLAYDEQLGMKQKLKMLADASENQFFASESGCLFGNLALETSGNIPEFSELVKTFFVEWMKAMQHIYAHQYPPEKATQLAQDSIARVEGAVMMMRLFNDKEFLRRAHRDIMNQLE comes from the coding sequence ATGCCCAAGCAAAAAGTAAGCGACAAATTTATTGTCAAGCAATCACTGCTGGTTTTTCGAAAAAAAGGATTTTATAATACTTCGATGGCTGATATTGCCGAGGCATGCGGTCTTTTGAAAGGCAGCCTTTACCATTATTTTAAAAGTAAAGAAGAACTGATGAAGGCAGTCATCGAATACCTACACAACTACTACAAAAACGAAATCTTTGTTCTGGCTTATGATGAACAATTAGGCATGAAGCAAAAATTGAAAATGTTGGCAGATGCGTCGGAAAATCAATTTTTTGCCTCCGAAAGTGGCTGTTTGTTTGGAAATCTTGCGCTCGAAACATCAGGCAATATCCCTGAATTTTCAGAATTGGTAAAAACCTTTTTTGTTGAGTGGATGAAAGCCATGCAACACATCTACGCCCATCAATATCCCCCCGAAAAAGCTACTCAACTTGCACAGGACAGTATTGCAAGAGTTGAGGGTGCCGTGATGATGATGCGCCTGTTCAACGACAAAGAGTTTTTGCGCCGGGCACACCGGGACATTATGAATCAGTTGGAATAA